ACCACATTTGAAAGAAATGGTTTTTCCTGTATTTTTCCTACTTAATTATTTGTAACAGTAGGTAACATCTTCACACAAGTGTAATTAAGATGGCATCCACTTGTTGCAACCTAAAAATTTAGATTACATGAATGTAAACGTTATGCAATGTCATTGTGTGAAGTCATTGCTGTGCAGGGTTGTCAGCTAGATTTTAGGACAGATGACAGAGCACCTACTGCAGTAATTTGTATtgccccactgccaccccctATATCTgcagttctcaactgggggtctgTGGCCTCCAGGGGAGTCCATGAGCCCATTCCAGGGGGTCATAGGgccccaaggctgaagccctaATCCCTGGTTCCCtccatggggctgaagctgggaggcacagggctgaagcccctatCCCTGGCACtacctgcagggctgaagccaggggCTGAATCCCAGAGCCCCGATGctccctgtggggcagaagccctgagcccatgggcagagttggggacATGGAGGGCATTCCCCCTCTACCCCCTAAACTGCAGCACAAGAGCACAGCAGTCCCAGGGGCAGATCCAcagctctccctgctccctggcaggttGGAGGCAGGAAGCTGGAACCAGGCAGTGCgggacagctgctgctctggctggagctccaggttgaagctgctcctcagctcccagcctccTTTGCTCCCGCAGAGGCAGTCAGTAAGAGCCACCCAGGTGAGGatacctggctctgtggctgGCAGATCCCTCTGAGAACAGGGACTGCAGGGGAGCCCTCCAAACACAAAGCTCCCAATACCCCCTCTCCCTACACCCTGAGGCTatgccctccctgcaccctgcccACACAACCCCTagtccctctccctgcaccctgagctaacCCCTGCCCTCACCCAGCCCCAGTCCTATATACCTTATAGAGAAGAAAGTTATTAGACTGGCTGTTTACAGGCACATTGAAATAAGGCCTACACCAGCAACGCTCCCCTAGTGGGGAAGTAGCTTATACTGACCAGTTCTTTTGCCCTTATAAAACTTATACCAGTTACCTGAACAAAATGAACTAGACTGCCAAGGGGACTGTTTTGCTGGTACAACTGCATCTACAGTAAGGATTTTTGCTGGTGTAAAAACATTGTAAATAATCATACCCCTGACATTACTGCACTAGAAACTTTGTCAGTACCAGCCAGGGCTGCCACTGCTCAGAGATTCCATTGATTTAATAGAATCAGGTGCCTAGTCATCAGGAATAATTTTCTACTGAGGGGCAACTACAGAGAGAGTGTGCAGTAATAAGGACACATTCTCCTTCCTAACAGGAGTAACTGTTTTTCAGCAGAATATCCCACAAAGAAAACATTCAAGGTAATACATACCTTTTGGTTTTGCTGCCCCATAGGATCACTTTTTGTAGCATAGACCCTGAAAAGGCCTTAAGCCTTGTCACACTTATGAGAGTTCTCCCAAAAAATGGGAGTTATACTCTGTAGTGTAGAGTGGTCGTTCATCAGGGTTGTTTACTACATTATTAAAGAAGTGTggttttatataaaacaaaatgtgCATAAGAATGATGTAGCTGGAAGATTGGCTAGTTAGGTACCACTCAGTGAGTTTCATTAGTTTGAGTTAAACAGAAGGGATATaatcaaaacacaaaaacaaccGTAAGCTCCTTATGACTATCATGCAAGAGTGATAAACCCATAATATATCTAAATTCATCATTGAATTCAGATTACGAACAAAGTTAGCCTTATTTAGTGCAGATATGTGAAGCTATTTCCCCACTTTggttttttaaagttgttttattttcagaataAAGTTATAATAAAACCCAGCATTAACATAATTCATGTTAGCGAGTGGAAGTCAGAATAAGATCTCAGAACCCAATTTGAACAGAATCATTCTGACTCAGTAACAACTTTTCTAAATATAAATAAGTTAAAACCATAATGTTGACAGCACTACGAAGAACTAACTAGTATATTTTGCCGGTGACGGTCTAACAAGGAATTGAGGGGTAAACATCAATAGATAGAATGAATTTTAGTGTTAttacatataaaaacaaaaagcacgTGGAGGCACATATGGCATTAAAAATATCTAAACATATTTCAGTGCATTGTTTAACAAGTTGCATAGAATGAGACTACTGTGCCGGTAAGTTACCAGCCCCTACACACACGGTACCGCTAAAAATCAGTAGCTGTTAAAAGGACTGTGCAGTGAGCCTGGAGCTCTTGGACGTACAGCCAACTCAGCAGTCACTTATTTGAACAGAGAAACGTCTCTGAGGCTGAGTAGGCTGGTGCTGATCTCATGCCTCTGTTTTACATTGCAGCTTACAGTGTGGCAGCTCGTATAGTTTTCAGGCGCACGTCCCCTTCGGGAGAGGATAGCAACCATATGGTTAAGTTTGGATCGGATAACGGAGTAATGGAACTGCCTCTCTTTATGCAGTTTTTGGAAGTATTCTGCCCTGTGGTTGCCAGAGTACTCAATGGACCTCAGAGAGGACAGCGAGCTGGTAGAGCTTGCCACAGAGCACTGGGAAGATGATGAAGAAAGTGACCGTAGACTAGAAGAAGTTGATGTGGACTTTCCAGATGAAGGAGATCCTTCTTTTGATTGTTGTCGCAGGAGTAGATGCTCTTCCACACTCGCCTTCTTGTCTGTCTGGGTCATAGCTGTCTTCCGTGGCACTACTGTTTGAGTGCCAGCCATTCTAGCAGCAACAGAGGTTTGGGTTCCAGATGCTACCATTACAACACTGGTTTGCGTGACAGCATTAGATAGAGTCACTGTGGGCTTCTCTTCCCATGATTCAGTTTGAGTAGACATGCTATTCACCTCCTTTGGTTCCACTATGGCCTCCAGACTTCCAAACCACTCCTCTGTGCCAATGTAGGAAGGACCCAGGTTATAGGATTTGCTTCCTTCAGTGTTAGCCAAATCCGTTTTTTTCAGTGGTTTCTTGGGGGTGCTTGACAGTCTGGCCAACTCTGCTCTCAAGAGGTTTCCCACAGTGTGGTCTTTTGGTGATTTTGTTCCACTGACCAGGTGATCAAATATTCCACTGCTCCGGCAGCTGGATGGCAGCTTAGGGCTGATCGGTTTTGACTGTGCATAAAGGATCCTGAACTCCAGGTCAAAGTGTTCAGCCACTTGGCCTGACAGCAGCAACAAGTTACTGCTATTCAATTTCCCATCAGTCCATGTGAAGCTattgaaaacaaaccaagattCATAGTTAAACTCACTTTAATTGGTACATTAGAATGAATAGTACAGCTATATACACCAAGCGACAAGTACACATTAGGAGGGTTGTGTGTTTAGGTGAGGTATAACTTTCCATTAGGGCTATCCATATCCAGTCCTTATGCAATCGATGACACTTTATGCCATAGTCATCTAATCTTGCAATTAAATATACAGAAGCCTGGTGAGCtaatgcagtggctctcaactttttcaGACTACTCTACCCTGATTTGTCTTttgtacccccaagttacacctcacttaaaaactatttgcttacaaaatcagacatgaaatgtaaaagtgtcatagcacactattgttgaaaaattgctgactttctcatttataccatataattataaaataaatcaactggaatataaatattacattacatttcagtgtatggtatctagagcagtataaacaagtcattgtctgtatgaaattttagtttgtaccgacttcactagtgctttttatgtaagcTATTAtaaaactaggccaatatctagataagttgatgtaccccctggaagacctctgtgtccCTCTAGgagtatgcatacccctggttgagaaccattgagcTAATGTACGGTAATGTGGTTGTGCACTGGTTTTCAGGAACCCACCATGCAACTAGGTTTCATCTCTGATGCAGCAACAAAAACTGAGGGAGAAATATGCTTGCCATTGCACAACTGGCTGTAGGTGTTTGAATAATACAAATGATAGAAAGTTCCCCAAAATGGTGGGCATTACAGGAAATAGCGTACTAGGGACCACAGCCTGCCAGAAACAGAAGCAACGAGACCAATGTTTTCCTCCCCATGACCCTCCTCCATGGATCTGAGTACTcaattgaaatgcagccactctgAGAAACCAACCTACCATCCCCAAGACATGGAGAGGGGACAAGCCTACCAAGGATATAGCAGAAACACCATGAGACTTGTCCCAAATGAACAAACTACATTGTTAGAAGCAGCCCAGATTCATATGGACATTCCACAAAGGTTTGGAGGAAATTTCTAGAGACAGTTTGCCAACAGACAAGCTTTAAACTAATGCCAATTTCTGGATCAATTCCCCAACATTATTCAAGGCTGATACAGATTCAAAAAGTTCATACAGCATTAAACAGATGAACCACCAATATTGCTTTTGAGTCAATCTTATACCTTTCAAGTTAGTTTTCATTTCTTGCAGAAATCTCCTCCCCACGAAGACCTAAAGAAATGCAAAGGACCCCAGAACTTGCCTGTAGGAGCCTGTAGTCACTCTAATGCCATCAATTAACATGAACTTCTCATGGACTTTCCCAACAATTTTAGCTCCTGACCTCGTGTAGTAAGTGTTCCCAGTTATAGTTCGAACTCTCATcagctgtttaaaagaaaacaaaaaaacaaaaacctgatttTCATAACATATAAACCATGAAGTGTAGGAGAGAGGAATAAAACGGACTTGCTTAATACCACTTACTGTCCAGCAAGCATTAATACTAAGTGATACTATTAACAACCGTTTATACCAACAAATTTGTGCTAAACACTATAGAGATAAATGTGATTGAGGTCCTGGTCTCCACACAGTTTACATTCCAGATCAGAGATGTCAAACTCAATCTGCAGAGATGGCCCAATTCCATTTTAATTATGGGTCATTAGTAAGGGCATAGCTTAGGACTACAAAGAAACTCACACTGATGACAACTGGAGGTTTGCACAAAGATCGAAGGTAGAAATGGCCTTGTCTGTAATAACTGAACTTTTAATCATTAGTGATTTAGTACCAGATTTTCACATTCAGCAACACTTATTGGGAAAATAGCCTCATCTTTAGGAATACCATTATTTCTTCCCTACCTTTGTCCCCACTACCCTTTTTGTCCCTCTGCATTTCCTGCCCTGCAGGAACTTCCAAATCCTACCCCCTCCCTTGTTCTGTCCCCTGAATGTCATCATTGGGCTTTAGCATCAACCTCTCAGTGAGAGTAAATCAGGGACAGGGGAGCTCACACGTCAAGATAGCTGAAAACTTAAGGCAACACTGCATAGCTTTACACTTGGAAGATTCGTCAACCACGAGAGCTaaaattttttattattattattattcataattaAAGCTTTGATTCTGAAGAACTGGAATATGTCACATGACCTACATGACTACAACACATGGGTCTGACATTAACACTTTTGTTGacacttcatttaaaaagaaatgcatgTTATGCGGGGAGGGTAGAACAGACACTATAAAAGCCACGCGTGTATAGTGTGTCTTATTGTTtcctgggtggggaggagggctggcTTGTTCTATTTAGCAAACTCTCACTTGAGCAGAAGACACTGTTTGCAAGTAGTGATTTAGAATGCATGCTCTTCAGGACAAGGACAGTCTCTTACATGTATGTATGGcactcagcacaatggggctgctCACTACAACTGTGGCCTCTGCACAGTATTGCAATTCAATACATATAAGTTGGGATAAGGGCCAATATGCTTCTTCTACATGGCTCTTGCTGGTTTTGGGAGCCTATCACATTGGGTTAATGCAGAGCCCATATTCAAAGCCTGCAGTATAAATCCCCAACATTTGGGATACACAGAGGCTTCCAAGCAAACATAAGAGAGTACCTAAAATGTTCAACTCTAGGCAGCATGTGAAATACTGGTGTGTCTTTCAAAGGCAGTGCTATAATTTACCATAGAAAACTCCTCTAATACTTACACCTTCCTGCTCAGGACAGactcccagactcctgcacatTTCCATGAAGTGGGGTAGAAAATCTTGGTCCAGAAGGATGTAGACTGGAATCTTCCGCTTTCTATAGGCTTCCTGAAGGTCACTGAAGATCTCAATATCTGTGAAGGAATCCATAACTAGAGCGATCACCTGCAGAAACAGAAGAAGCCATTAGGCCCAGAGCCTGACTCTCTCATTACACAAATAAGCATGACTTTGCCTGTCTAGATCAGTAGCTCCCCCAGTCAGTTCTCATTCAGTGGTATTGTACAGCCAGACAAGTTTCTTtcatgctgcctttttttttttttttgggaggggggggaggcaaaatgatAATCTTATGTTCCCACAATTTAG
This genomic interval from Lepidochelys kempii isolate rLepKem1 chromosome 13, rLepKem1.hap2, whole genome shotgun sequence contains the following:
- the LOC140897300 gene encoding protein FAM83D-like, whose translation is MANQSQCLEDAPGRWPRGEPSSPELYSEAQRLALEELVAGGRAAFRAFLRREKVPGFLSEPEIQAVLQAAAPPAGAENGAAEPSLSASLDCSSLTYFPEQSDVEPPVLELGWPAFSSGSYRGLTRVEALFQPSFGETIYSCKEAVRRQIRSAREVIALVMDSFTDIEIFSDLQEAYRKRKIPVYILLDQDFLPHFMEMCRSLGVCPEQEGLMRVRTITGNTYYTRSGAKIVGKVHEKFMLIDGIRVTTGSYSFTWTDGKLNSSNLLLLSGQVAEHFDLEFRILYAQSKPISPKLPSSCRSSGIFDHLVSGTKSPKDHTVGNLLRAELARLSSTPKKPLKKTDLANTEGSKSYNLGPSYIGTEEWFGSLEAIVEPKEVNSMSTQTESWEEKPTVTLSNAVTQTSVVMVASGTQTSVAARMAGTQTVVPRKTAMTQTDKKASVEEHLLLRQQSKEGSPSSGKSTSTSSSLRSLSSSSSQCSVASSTSSLSSLRSIEYSGNHRAEYFQKLHKERQFHYSVIRSKLNHMVAILSRRGRAPENYTSCHTVSCNVKQRHEISTSLLSLRDVSLFK